In Deltaproteobacteria bacterium, the genomic window ACTGATAGACGGGATAAAGGTATTTATCAACAAAGGTTGGGTCATAACATACCCCAGTCAGGATCAATCATATTTCCATATTGTAGCTGAAGCAACAACAATGGAGAAGGCCAAAGACCTTGTAAGAGAATACAGGGAAAAGATAATGGGATGGCAGAAGTAGAGCGACATTCTGCGAATGTCGAATTGCAAATTGAAGATTGTAAATTGTAAAATGCAAAATTGAATGGAACTTTAAATTTACAATTTGCACTTTCCAATCTTCATTTTACAATGGAGCAAAGCGACATGAGCAGCATAAAATTCGGCACGTCAGGCTGGCGCGGCATTATCGCAGAGGATTTTACTTATGAGGCCGTAAGGATCGTAACCCAGTCCATTGCAGATTACCTCAAAGCGTATCATGAGGACAAAAAAGGGATAGTGGTCGGCTATGACGCCCGCTTTATGGGCGATAGGTTTGCATCAGAGGTTGTAAGAATTCTTGCAGGAAACAACATCAAATCTTTCCTGGCAATAGGGCCGACGCCCACGCCTGCTATCTCATTTGAGATAATACGGAGAAAGGCCGGCGGCGGCATAAATATTACAGCCAGCCACAATCCGCCAGAGTATAACGGCCTGAAATTTTCCTCTCCTTCCGGCGGGCCGGCGCTCCCTGCTGTAACAAGGGAGATAGAACAGAAAGCAAATGAGATGCTTTTGGAGGTTGCCTATTCAGAACTTTCCATGGCTGATGCAAGGCAAAAAAACATTTTGGAAGAGATAGCGCCGTTCTATTTTTACGCAGAAGGGCTCAGGCAAAAGATAGATATGGCTGTTATAAAGAAGGCGCAGCTTGAGATCGGGGTTGACCTTATGTATGGCGCAGGCCGTGGTTATTTAGACAGGATTCTGGAAGACGCAGGCTGCAACATCACAGCATTTCACAACCACACCGACCCTTCATTTGGAGGCAGGCCGCCTGATCCGAGCGAGGGAAATCTTGCAACACTGATAAAAGCGGTTAAAGAAAATGGCTGCGACCTCGGTCTTGCGCTTGACGGCGATGCAGACAGGTTTGGAATAATAGACAGGGACGGCGCATTCATTGAGCCGAATTATATCCTTGCCATGCTTTTTGATTATATGATAAGGATAAAAGGCTTAAGCGGCGGTGTTGCAAGAAGCGTTGCCACAAGCCATCTGTCAGACGCTGTTGCAAGACATTACAATATGCCGGTCTATGAGACGCCGGTTGGTTTCAAATATATCGGCGAGCTTATCACAACAGGGAAGATTTTAATCGGAGGGGAAGAGAGCGCCGGAATTTCCATAAGGGGGCATGTCCCGGAAAAGGACGGGATACTAACCTGTCTCCTTGTAACAGAAATGGTTGCAAGGGAGGGTAAAAGCCTGAAGGAGCTGTTGAATGATTTGTATAAAAGGGTAGGCAGGCTTGTTAGCAAAAGGGAGAATGTCAGGCTTGACAATGTTTCAAGAAAAGGCATGTCTCATATGTTAAATACATCCCCAAAGACGATTGCAGGCCTTTCTGTCAAGGATGCAAAGGATATTGGAGGGGTTAAATTCCTGCTGGAGCATGGATGCTGGCTCCTTATAAGAGAATCAGGGACAGAGCCTGTTGTGCGTCTGTATGGCGAGGCAAGGGATGAGGATGAATTGGAAAGGATTATGAAGGCCGGAAGGGAAATGGCGCTGGGAAAATGATATTAAAAACCCTTGTAGCAGGCACGTTAGAGACAAATTGCTATATCCTTGGGGATAAAAAGAGTAGAGAGGCAATATGCATAGACCCCGGCGGCAATGTGGATGAAATAATGGGAGAGGTTCGGAAGGAAAAACTTTCCCTTAAGTATATAATCAATACCCACGGCCACTTTGATCATGTTGGAGGAAATGGCCTTTTAAAAAAGGCCACAGGCGCAAAACTTGCCATCCATAAAAAAGATGCTTCTCTTCTTAAAAACGCAGCATCGCAAGCCGCTGCCTTTGGCATGGATCTTGTTTCTTCGCCTCCCCCGGATATGTTTCTAAAAGACGGCGATAAGATTATAGCAGGCGCTCTGACGGTTGCCGTTATACACACCCCCGGCCACACAGAAGGGGGCATATCTTTATTTTTAAATCAAGAGAAAATATTATTCACTGGCGATACAATCTTCGCCGGTTCAATCGGCAGGACAGACCTTCCAGGCGGCTCTTATAAAGGATTAATGGCCTCTATAAAAGACAAAATCCTTCCTCTTGGGGATGATGTCCAGCTCTTTCCCGGTCATGGCCCTGAGACAACTATTGGCAGGGAAAAGAGGTTTAATCAGTTTTTGGCATAAGAGTTAACGTATAGCGGAAGATGAAATACATTATCGCCTTTTTTATACTTTTTTTGAACTGGGTTATATGGTCAGGCATGTTTGATGCCTTTCACCTTTCCCTTGGTGTTATTTCCTGCCTTCTCGTAATCTATATGTCCCATGACATCCTGTTTACCCATGACGAGTTATCTTACAGGCATATAAGAGAGGTTATCAGGTTTATTAAATATATCCCCTGGCTTTTATACCAGATTGTCTTGTCCAATATCTATGTGGCCCGCTTGGTTATGAACCCTAATATGCCCATAGACCCTCAAGTCATAAGATTCAAGACTAAATTAAAAAAGAATATCTCTGTGGCAACCTTTGCCAACTCTATCACCCTTACACCCGGCACCATTACAGCCGATATTAAAGAGGGGGAATTTTGTGTTCATTGTATAAGCAGAAAGGTTGCAGATGACCTTCTTACAGGTGAGATGGAAAATAAGGTGGCATATATCTTTATGGAGGATTAGATGGGAAATTTCTTTCTGGCGATAGCGCTGATATTAGGCTTTTTGACCCTGCTGTGTCTTTATCGCGGGGTATTCGGCCCAACGGTACTGGATAGAATAATCAGCATCAGTGTTATCGGCACAAAGACAACGATTATTCTTGCCCTTATAGGTTTAATCTATGGAAGGATGGATATGTTTGTGGATATTTCGATTGCATACGCATTATTAAATTTCATCGCTACACTGGCTTCTGCAAAATTCTTACTCACAAGAAAGAGTATTGTGCCAGGCGCAAAATTCTTTAAGGAGAGGGGGGTTAAATAGATGCTGACTATCCTTGCCGTAATTTTTATTGCAACAGGAGTTTTCTTCTTTACTATTGCAAGCATCGGTCTTCTCCGATTCCCTGATTTTTACTGCAGGATGCATGCAACAGGAAAGGGCGATACACTGGGCGCTTTTCTATCACTTACAGGTCTTGCGATTTATAATCTGAACAATGGATTTTCACTGACGGTGATACTGTTGAGCATAAAGATAATGTTTATTGCGTTATTTATTTTTATAGCCAACCCTACTGCAACCCATGCCATAACCAAGGCAGGGTTTGAGTGTAACATTGAGCCATGGACAAGGAAAGGAGCAGATAAATGATCTGGCAATTGGACATCATATTACTCCTTCTGGTTATTATATGTGCTATAGGCGCTATAAATGTGAAGGACCTTTTGAGTTCAGCTATCCTTTTGGGCGCATATAGCTTTCTCATGTGCCTTATCTGGGCAGAGATGGGTGCGGTGGATGTTGCCTTTACAGAGGCTGCTGTCGGCGCAGGCATCAGCGCTGCGTTCTTTATCGGTGCAATATATCAGACTACGAGGAGGACAAAGGATTGAGGATTTTCGCCTTTATTGCGGTCATTATAACAGGCGCATTGTTGATTTACGCTACGGTGGACATGCCCAACTGGGGCGACCCAAATTCACCGGCAAATATCCATGTATCGCCACGGTATATCAAAAAGACTATTGAAGAGACAGCAACGCCAAACGCAGTAACCTCCGTGCTTGGTGATTACAGGGGCTATGATACCCTCGGTGAGACTACAGTTATATTTACTGCAGGGATTATCTGCATACTTCTCCTGAGGAGGCATAAATGATAGGCAGACTTGAGAATGTTATCATTCAGACCGTTTGCAGGCTTTTTATTCCGCCGATTCAACTCTTTGCCCTTTATGTTATTGCCCATGGACATTACAGCCCTGGCGGAGGTTTCCAGGGAGGCTGCATCCTGGGGGCAAGTTTTATCCTGATGGTAATAGCTTACGACATAAAAGAGGCAAAGCGGATGATGTCTGAAAAGGTCAATACTATATTAAGCAGTCTCGGTGTGATCATATATTCAGGGATTGGCGTCGTATGTCTGATACTCAGTGCAAACTATCTTGATTATGGAATCCTTAATAAAATTATGCCTGTAACTATTGCAGAGGCAAGGGCATTGGGGATATTTGGAGTTGAGGTCGGAGTAGGGATAACGGTAATGGCTGTCATGGTCTCAATCTTCCTCAACCTCGCCTCTGGCGGTGAACATGAGGAGGCAGAGGAATAATGGAATTTATTATCGGCAAGTTTAATTACTGGGTTTATATAATCCTTATGATGATAGGCTTTTATGCCATGATAGCAAAGAACAATCTGGTGAAAAAACTTGTGGGTATGAATATCTTTCAGACGGCGATTATACTCTTTTTCATCTCTATCGGCTCGAAAAAA contains:
- a CDS encoding phosphoglucomutase/phosphomannomutase family protein, which gives rise to MSSIKFGTSGWRGIIAEDFTYEAVRIVTQSIADYLKAYHEDKKGIVVGYDARFMGDRFASEVVRILAGNNIKSFLAIGPTPTPAISFEIIRRKAGGGINITASHNPPEYNGLKFSSPSGGPALPAVTREIEQKANEMLLEVAYSELSMADARQKNILEEIAPFYFYAEGLRQKIDMAVIKKAQLEIGVDLMYGAGRGYLDRILEDAGCNITAFHNHTDPSFGGRPPDPSEGNLATLIKAVKENGCDLGLALDGDADRFGIIDRDGAFIEPNYILAMLFDYMIRIKGLSGGVARSVATSHLSDAVARHYNMPVYETPVGFKYIGELITTGKILIGGEESAGISIRGHVPEKDGILTCLLVTEMVAREGKSLKELLNDLYKRVGRLVSKRENVRLDNVSRKGMSHMLNTSPKTIAGLSVKDAKDIGGVKFLLEHGCWLLIRESGTEPVVRLYGEARDEDELERIMKAGREMALGK
- a CDS encoding MBL fold metallo-hydrolase, whose protein sequence is MILKTLVAGTLETNCYILGDKKSREAICIDPGGNVDEIMGEVRKEKLSLKYIINTHGHFDHVGGNGLLKKATGAKLAIHKKDASLLKNAASQAAAFGMDLVSSPPPDMFLKDGDKIIAGALTVAVIHTPGHTEGGISLFLNQEKILFTGDTIFAGSIGRTDLPGGSYKGLMASIKDKILPLGDDVQLFPGHGPETTIGREKRFNQFLA
- a CDS encoding Na+/H+ antiporter subunit E; this translates as MKYIIAFFILFLNWVIWSGMFDAFHLSLGVISCLLVIYMSHDILFTHDELSYRHIREVIRFIKYIPWLLYQIVLSNIYVARLVMNPNMPIDPQVIRFKTKLKKNISVATFANSITLTPGTITADIKEGEFCVHCISRKVADDLLTGEMENKVAYIFMED
- a CDS encoding monovalent cation/H+ antiporter complex subunit F; the encoded protein is MGNFFLAIALILGFLTLLCLYRGVFGPTVLDRIISISVIGTKTTIILALIGLIYGRMDMFVDISIAYALLNFIATLASAKFLLTRKSIVPGAKFFKERGVK
- the mnhG gene encoding monovalent cation/H(+) antiporter subunit G, with protein sequence MLTILAVIFIATGVFFFTIASIGLLRFPDFYCRMHATGKGDTLGAFLSLTGLAIYNLNNGFSLTVILLSIKIMFIALFIFIANPTATHAITKAGFECNIEPWTRKGADK
- a CDS encoding DUF4040 domain-containing protein, which encodes MIWQLDIILLLLVIICAIGAINVKDLLSSAILLGAYSFLMCLIWAEMGAVDVAFTEAAVGAGISAAFFIGAIYQTTRRTKD
- a CDS encoding Na(+)/H(+) antiporter subunit B, whose translation is MIGRLENVIIQTVCRLFIPPIQLFALYVIAHGHYSPGGGFQGGCILGASFILMVIAYDIKEAKRMMSEKVNTILSSLGVIIYSGIGVVCLILSANYLDYGILNKIMPVTIAEARALGIFGVEVGVGITVMAVMVSIFLNLASGGEHEEAEE